CACGCCGCGCGCGTCGAGCAGGTTGAACACGTGGCTGGCCTTGATGCACTGGTCATAGGCCGGCAGCGCCATAAGATGGCGCTCCTTCTTGCTGTCCGCCCATCCGGCTTCGAGATATTTCCTGCACGCGCCCTCGGCCATCTTGAATTGCTCGAACAGCATCGCGGTGTCGGAGTGTTCGAAGTTATGCCGCGAATATTCCTGCTCGGCTTGCAAGAACACATCGCCGTAGGTCACCTTCTCGGCGCCATCGCGGCCGTTGAAGTTGAGATCGTAGACGCGATCGACGCCCTGCACGTACATCGCAAGGCGCTCAAGACCGTAAGTCAGTTCGCCCGCGACCGGTGCGCATTCGACGCCCGCGACCTGCTGGAAATACGTGAACTGCGACACTTCCATGCCGTCGCACCAGCACTCCCAGCCGAGGCCCCACGCGCCGAGCGTCGGGCTTTCCCAGTCGTCCTCGACGAAGCGGATGTCGTGAAGCGCGGCATCGACGCCGATGGCCTTGAGCGACTTCAGGTACAAATCCTGAATGTCGGACGGCGACGGCTTCAGGATCACCTGAAACTGGTAGTAATGCTGCAAGCGGTTCGGGTTCTCGCCATAGCGGCCGTCCTTCGGGCGGCGCGAGGGCTGCACGTAGGCGGCGTTCCAGGTCTTCGGCCCGAGCGCGCGCAGCGTGGTCGCCGGATGGAACGTGCCCGCACCCACTTCCATGTCGTAGGGTTGCAGGATCACGCAGCCATGGTCGGCCCAATAGCGCTGCAATGTCAGGATCAGGCCCTGAAACGATTTTTCGGGGCGCATGTGCGGCGGAAGCGTGTCCATCGGATATTCTGCAATCAGTTCAAGGGCGGCAAAGCCGGGCTGGCGCGGCGGACCGTATCGGCGCGAGGGTCAGGAATCAAGGAGAGGCCGCCGAAAACGGCCCTTATCACGCCATCGCAGGCCGCTTGAGCCCATTACCCCTGATGCGGGCGATATGTGCCCGTCTGCGGGTCGCGCCGCAGCCGGACCGCGCCTTCGGGATCGGAGGCCTCCCGCTCGCGAATCTCGTCGAGTTCGCGATTGACCCGGCGGCCTTCCTTCGTCGCGAGCCGCAGCAGGGCGGCCCCGCCCAATACACCCAAGGCAATCAGAACCAGCGGCGGCATATGTCCCTCACACTCACAATCCGTAGCGCGCCCATAATGCGCGCGTTTCCAGGGCGGAAATCAGGTCGTCCGCGAAGCCCGCGCCGATCATCGCGCCCGTTCCCGGCTTCCTGCCCGCGAGAGTCGAGAGCAATCCGCTCTTGGGCGCAATCACCGGCATGCGGACACGCGCGCCATAACGCGCGCGAAGCACGCTGCGCACGTCGCCGATGCCATCCGCGAGCCCGAGCTTCACCGAACGCTCGCCCGCCCAGTACTCACCCGAGAACAGATAGCCCGCCTCGCCCTGGAGTCGCGCGCCACGGCTGCGCTTCACCAGAGCGATGAAGCTGTCGTGGATCTCGCGCTGAATCGCTTTCAGCCGCGCGACATCCTCCGGGTTTTCCGGCAGGAACGGATCGAGGCTGCTCTTGTGCTCGCCCGAAGTGTAGATTCTGCGCTCGATGCCGACCTTCTTGATGAGGTCCTGAAAGCCGAAGGTGCCGCCGATCACACCGATCGATCCGAGGATCGAGGACGGATCGCAGAAAATCTCGTCGCCCGCGCAGGCGATCATATAGCCGCCGGATGCCGCGACATCCTCGACGAACACCAGCACCGGAATTTTCTTCGTCTCCGCAAGCTGACGGATGCGCTCATAAATCTGATGCGACTGGACCGGCGATCCGCCCGGCGAATTGATCACCAGCGCGACCGCCCTCGCCCGCTTCGTCTCGAATGCTTTCTCGAGCAGCCTGCTGACGCCGGACAGCGTCAGCCCCGGCCTCAGCGGCGTGACCGCCCCGATAGTGCCGCTCAGACGGACCACGGGAACGACGGCCGCACGGAAACGCTCCGGCAGGAACCACATCCAGCCATCATTCAGCGCATTGTGATCGCGATCCTCATTCGTCATGCAACGTCCTTCGCATTAACGCCTTATTATCCGTCAAATGGCACTTAGACGCCGTCCGGTACGCCTCTTGCATTGCATACCGCGATCGCGCCTCTGCCCGAGCTTCCGGCAAGGCCAGCCGAAAGGTGCTTCGATGAAAATCTATCTGATGATATTGATGATAAGCGCACTTTTCACGGCTATCCGTTTCACCTCCGTGCAAGATAAGCGTCCGAACTCGCTTCCGCAGTAAGCAGGATCGCCTATTTTTCTGGCAAGCCGCTTGCCGTTTTGCCGCAAGGCGTGGAACCCAGCGCGTTTCCATGCAGCACATGCTCCGCAGCCGGCGTCGGGCGCCCCTGCCGGTCATTCAGCACAAGCCCCGGCAAAATCCGCAATGGAGCGTGGCTGCCTTTGATCGCCCGCACCAGAACGCGGATCGCCGCCGCATCCGGCTTCGGATGGACAGCGATCACCTCGACCGCACCGAAGCCACGCTCCAGCGCGCCCAGCACACGATCCAGTTCATCCGCCCGCCAGATCAATGTCAGACAGCCGCCCGGCTTGAGGATACGGCGCGCGGCCTTGCTCCAGACATCGAGCGTCTCGCCCATATCGAGATGTGCCGTGCGCCTGCCTTCATCGGGCGATGCGCGATGGCGATCCGCCGCGTGAAACGGCGGATTCATCATCACATGATCGGCATGGTCCGGCGGCAACCCGGCATCCGCGAACGCGGCGGCGCTTGCGCCAATGTCGAGCACGATGGCTCGCGCCACGATATCGTTCGCCGCCGCATTGGTTTGCGCGAGATCAACGAGCGTGGAATCGATTTCCACCAGAGTGAGATCCATGCCTTCGACCCGCCGCGCCAGCGCGAGACCCGCCGCGCCTACACCCGAACCGAACTCCACGATTCGTTCGCCCGCGTGCGCCGGGACGGCTGCGGCCAGCAGGATCGCATCGTGGCCCGCGCGATGACCCCGCCGGAACTGGCGCAGCGTGAGCCTCCCCGCGAGGAAGGCATCTTCTGTCAGGTCGTCAGAATGAGCCGGGTCAGTTCCCATCGCGCAATTCGCGTCCCAATCCCGCTTCGGTCAACAGCAGGCGCGCTGCGGCATCGTCGCTTTCATGTACCAGAATGCGGCGGGGAATGGCGCCCGCCGAGCCTTCCAGCACGCTCATATTGGCATCCAGCAGGAGGTGCCTGATGTTAGCCCCGTCGAGCAACGCCCCTACCGCCGACACCATGACCATATCGTTCGTTCTCATCAGCTCGCGCAATCCTGCTTCCTCCTTGTCGCCGGCCGGGGATGCTCTTGCCGTGGGACGCGGCAGTTTCTATTGTCCGGCCAGCCAGAACCTGGAGACCCTGCGTGGCAGTTATCGTACCTTTTGAGGGCCATTCCACCCCGTCGATCGATCGCCTTGTCGCGCTTGTGGCCGACGACATGGCGGGGGTCAACACCACCATTCTGTCGCGAACCGGCTCCGAAGTCACGATGATCCCGGAGGTCGCCAACCACCTGATCTCCTCGGGCGGCAAGCGGCTGCGCCCGATGCTGACGCTCGCCATGGCGCAGCTCGCCGGCTACACCGGCGACGGTCACATCAAGCTCGCGGCCGCCGTCGAATTCATGCACACCGCGACGCTCCTGCACGACGACGTCGTGGACGAGAGCGAACTGCGGCGCGGCAAACTGTCCGCGCGGATGCTGTGGGGCAACGAGGCCAGCGTTCTGGTCGGCGACTTCCTGCTCGGCCAGGCGTTCCGCATGATGGTCGAGGTCGGCTCGCTCCGCGCGCTCGACATCCTGTCGTCCGCCGCCGCCACCATCGCCGAGGGCGAGGTGATGCAGCTTGCGGCCGCCAAGAACACCGCCACCACCGAGGACGAATATCTCGCCGTGATCCGTGGCAAGACCGCCGAACTGTTTGCGGCGGCGAGCGAAGTCGGACCCGTGATCGCCAACCGGCCGAAAGCGGAGCAGACCGCGTCGCGTTCGTTCGGCATGAATCTCGGCATCGCGTTTCAGTTGATCGACGATGTGCTCGACTACGGCGGCAAGGCCGCGAAACTCGGCAAGAATGTCGGCGACGATTTCCGCGAAGGCAAGATCACCCTGCCCGTGGTGCTGGCGTTCCGGCGCGGCAACGATGTCGAACGCGATTTCTGGATCAGGACTCTGGAGCGCGGCGAGGTCGCCGATTCCGATCTCGATCATGCCATCGGCCTGATGACCAAGCATCGCGCGCTGGACGACACCATGCAGCGCGCGCAGCACTACGGCGCGATGGCCGTCGATGCGCTGGCGCTGTTTCCGTCATCCCCGATGAAGAGCGCGCTCGAACAGGTCGTGGCGTTCTGCCTCGCGCGCTCGAACTGATTTAGCCGATCAGCTGAGCGTTCCCGCGTGGACCCACCATTGCGGATGGGCCTGCGCGATCGTTTGCGCGGCCCTGTCGGCGGCAGCCGCATCGCCGTACAGCGCAAAACAGGTCGCGCCCGACCCGGACATTCGCGCCAGTTGCACGCCTTCGGTCTCGCGCAACGCCTCCAGCACGTCGCCGATCACCGGTTGAACCCGCAGCGCGGGCGCTTCGAGATCGTTGACGCCGCCCGAGAGCTGAATGATCCAGTCCGCCGCCGAGGCGCCCGGCCTCGGCAGCGTCACCGCTTCGAGAATCTCACCGACGCCGACGCGCAACTGGCCCGCGCGCAGGCCGAGCGCGGTGAAGACATCCTTGGTCGCGACCGCGACGCGCGGGTTGACCATCACGCAGGACAGCGGCGGCAGATCGAGCATGGTCAGGTTTTCACCGACGCCGCCCATGACGCAGGCATGCGAGGCGATGCAAACCGGCACGTCCGCCCCCGCGAGACGCGCCGCCTCGAACAGGCGCGCATCGTCGAGGGCGATTCCGTTCGCTTTCGCCAGCAGCCGCAGCGCCGCCGCCGCATCCGCCGAACCGCCGCCGATTCCGGCCGCCACGGGCAAATGCTTGTCGAGGGTGAAATGGCCAAGCTGCAATCCCTCCACGCGCTCGGCGAGCAGTCGCGCCGCGCGGATCACCAGATTGTCGCTGGCGTCGCCGCACGCGGCACTTCCCGGCCCGGTGATGGTGAGGCCGAGATCGCCCGGCTCCAGCGTCAGGCTGTCGGCGCAATCCGCGAACGCGGCGATGCTGTCGAGATCATGGTAGCCGTCCGGGCGGCGGCCCAGAACACGCAGCGTCAGGTTGACCTTGGCGCGCGCGATTTCGGTGAGTACAGCCATGCCCGCCTCTGGTTACGCCCGCGCCCGCCGCAGGCTTTATACGTAAAACCCATACCAAGACGACAATGGCCGGGACAACCCCGGCCACTGACAGTTCAAAACTGATCCGGCCAAATACTAGCCGCCCTTGTCGTCTTTCTTCTTCTCAGAGTCGTTGGCGTTAGAGGCCGCCGCAGGTCCCGCCGGCAAATCCGGAAGGCCGTTTTCGATCTTGGCCTCGATCTTCGGCAGTTCCTCGGCCTCGGGCTTGAGGTCACGCGCATGCGCCCACTGATACTTCGCCTCCAGCGTCCGGCCGACGCGCCAGTACGCATCACCGAGATGATCATTGATGGTGGGATCTTCCGGCTTCAGATCGATGGCGCGCTCCAGCGTCTTCACGGCATTGGCGTAGTCGCCGATGCGGAAATACGCCCAGCCGAGCGAGTCCACGATGTAACCATCGTCGGGACGCTGATCGACGGCATGACGGATCATCGCCATGCCCTCAGGCAGGTTGATGCCCTGATCGATCCAGGAATAGCCGAGATAGTTCAGCACGTGCGCCTGCTCGGGCTGCAATTCCAGCGCCTTCTTCAGATCGGCTTCCGCCTTCGGCCACTGTTTGGAGCGCTCCTCGCAGATGCCACGGAAATAATACAGCACCCAGTTGGGCTTGGCCGCATCCGACGCATCGATCGCCTTGGTATAGGTGCCGCTGCAATCGGCAAACTTCTTGCGCGCGCGCTCGATGTTGCCGAGCGCCATCAATGCCTCGGTGTCCTTCGAATCCTCGGCGGTGACCGACTTGAGGATTTTCAGCGCCTCATCGGTGCGATCCACGGAATCGAGGTCCGTCGCCATCTGAATCTGCGCATTGCGCTTCAGCGGCGAATTCTCGGGCATGCGCTCGTAGATCCTGATCGCGAGTTGCGGCTTCTTCACCGATTCATAAAGATCGGCGAGCGACAGCAGCGCGAGCGGATGGTTCGGGTGCAGGTACAGCGCAAGCTGCAAATACACCAGCGCGAGGTCTTCGCCGCCGCGTCGCGTCAGCGACGAGCCGATGCCGTACAGCGCCTCGGCCGCGCCGGACTGCGGCGTGTCGATCTGCGCGGGCAGCTTCTTGCCGGCCTTCAGCTCCTTCAGCGCATCGACAATCAGGGGATGGCGCGGCACCTTCTTGTCGAAGGTCTCGAACAATTGCGCCGCCTCGGCTTCCTTCTTGTTGCGCGACATCCAGCGGCCATAGGCATCGACGATCCGCAACGCGGTGTCATCAAGCTTGTAGGCCGCCTCGAAACGGGCGCCCGCATCCTTTTGCCGGTTGGCGAGCTCGTCGATCAGACCGGCGTGGAGATTCTTGAAGATCGGATACCATTCCGGCCCGGTGAGCTTGTCGATATTGGCAAGCGCGGCGGAGGTGTTGCCTGCGCCCTGCATCGCATAGCTCGACAGCAGCGTCGCGACGAGATCGGTGATCGGACCGCGCACCGACTGATTGAAATTCTGCTGCGCCGCCGAGTACCGTTTCAGCTTGAGGGCGTGAACGCCCTCAACCAGCCGCGCCACGCGATTGGTCTTGTCGGCCGCGAGAATCTTGCCTGCGAGCTTGACGGCCTCATCCATCTCGCCATCGGCGACGGAGGAGATGAAGGCGCGATCCAGCAGGTCGGCATTCTTCGGATCGGAACGAAGCGCCGCACGGTAGAATGACGCGGCGACGCCCGCGTCGCGATCCGCGCTGGCATGGCGGGCGGCGAGATAGCTGCCCGCCGGACTCAATCCCTGCAAATCGCGCGCGGTCGGATAAGCGGACAATCCGTTATCGATCGTGGGTGTGGTTTCGGCAAAGGCGGATGCAACCGGCGCGACGATCATCGCAGCCGCCATCGCGGCAGCAAGCGCCACGCGAGAAGAACGAGTTGGGAAATTCACGCGCACCGTCTCCATCAGATGGATTGAAAACGCCAGACCGCCCGGGCGGCTCAGGGCAGCGCACAATGGCCCGTTTGCCTCCCATCCGCAAGGATTCCGACCGTTTCTTTCAAGCGTTCCGGCAAACATGGCCGCATCGTGGCCAAATGACGAACCCCTGCCTTGCCTGCGAATAAGCAGGATCGCCCGCCGTCAGAAGTTCTTGATCAGGAGCGTCACCCCGGAAATCACCAGGGTCAGGTAGACAAGGGTCAGCAGACTCTCGCTCTTCAATCTGTCGTGAAGATAATGGCCGAGTTTCACCCCCGCGAAGCAGAACGGCAACGCCATCAACCACCATAGCCAGATATGGGTGTTGTCATAGAGGCCACCGATTCCGAAAGCGCCAATTCGGAAAATCGCGGTGAGCAGAATCAATCCCAGAATTGTCGCACGCAACTCGCTCTTGTCGAAGATGCGGCCCGAGAGATAGGCGACATAGATCGGGCCGCCGGTTCCGAAGGTTGCGGACAGCGCGCCCGCGAGCAGGCCGAGCGGCACGGCGACAAACTTGTTCAGCTTCCCTGCGTGCTGCTTCGTCGCCAAGCGATAAAGGCCGTAAGCGGTGATGAGCACGCCAAGCGTGAGCAGCAGAATTCGCTCGGGAAGCAGCACCAGCATGGTCGCGCCGCCGATCATGCCGATGATCGTGGTCGGCAACAGCGCGATCAGTTCCTTGTAGTTCGCCTGTTTGCGAAACTTGGTCATGTTCCAGACCACGAACACGGTATCGAGCAGCGCCACCAGGGGAACGAAGAATTTCAGCGAGGCGACCATGGCCAGGAACGGCATCGCGATCATGCTCTGGCCGAATCCGGTGATGCCGAACAGCGTATAGGCGCCGAACAGGATGAAGGCGGTGAGCCCGAAGGAAACCAAATCGTGCATTTCAGCTCATACCGCCCTGTACAATCGCCAGCCGTTCACATGCCTTGGTAGTTCGGTCCGCCGCCGCCTTCCGGCGGCACCCAGACGATATTGGCGTTCGGATCCTTGATGTCGCAGGTCTTGCAGTGGACGCAGTTCTGCGCGTTGATCTGAAAGCGCGGGCCGTCCGTCTCATCGAGCCATTCGTAGACGCCCGCGGGGCAATAGCGATTCGAGGGCCCGGCGAACACATCGTGCTCGGACGATTTCTGCAACGCCATGTTCAGCACCTTGAGATGGACCGGCTGATCCTCCTCGTGATTGGTGTTGGACAGAAACACCGAGGACAACCTGTCGAACGTCACCTGCCCGTCGGGCTTGCATGCCGCGCGCGGCTTGTAGTCGCCTGCCGGATGCAGGCTCGCGGCATCGGTCTTGCCGTGGCTCAGCGTGCCGAACAGCGAAAGGCCGAGCAGCGTCTGCATCCACATATCGAGGCCGCCCAGCATGACGCCGAGCACGGTGCCGAATTTCGACCACAGCGGCTTGACGTTGCGCACGCGGTTGAGATCGCGCCCGACCGATGACAGCCGCCAGCCGCTCTCATATTGCACAAGCTCGTCGTTCGCCCGGCCTTCCGCCAGCGCGTCCGTGACATGCTCCGCGGCAATCATGCCGCTGCGCATCGCGTTATGGACGCCCTTGATGCGCGGCACGTTGACGAATCCCGCGGCGCAGCCGATCAGCGCGCCACCGGCGAAGGTCAGCCGCGGCACGGACTGAAACCCGCCCTCGGTGATCGCGCGCGCGCCGTAAGACAGCCGCTTGCCGCCTTCGAGCGTGGGACGGATCGACGGATGGGTCTTGAAGCGCTGGAATTCCTCGAACGGCGACAGATACGGATCGTCGTAATTGAGATGAACGACGAAGCCGATGGCGGCGAGATTCTCGCCATAGTGATAGAGAAACGATCCGCCGCCGGTCTTGTTGCCGAGCGGCCAGCCGAACGAATGGCGCACAAGGCCGGGGCGATGCTTCGCCTTGTCGATCTGCCAGACTTCCTTGAGCCCGATGCCGAATTTCGGCGGCTCGCTGCTGCTGTCCAGCGCGTAGCGGGCGATCAGTTGCCTGGTCAGGCTGCCGCGCGCGCCTTCCGCGAACAGGGTGTACTTGCCGAGCAATTCCATGCCGCGCGTGAATGAAGCCTTGTGCGAGCCGTCGCGCGCCACGCCCATGTCGCCGGTGGCGACGCCGCGCACTTCGTTATGCTCGCCATAGACGATCTCGGTCGCGGCAAACCCCGGATAGATTTCCACGCCGAGCGCTTCGGCGCGCGTGCCGAGCCAGCGGCACAAATCGCCGAGCGAGCCGATGTAACAATGATGATTGTTCATCAGCGGCGGCATCAGGATATTCGGCAGCCTGATTTCGCCACCGGCCGTCATCCAGGCGAAGCGGTCTTCGCTGACGCGGGTTTTCAGCGGGCAGTCGTCTTCGTCGCGCCATTCGGGAATGAGGTCGTCGAGTCCCGCCGGATCGATCACCGCGCCGGACAGGATGTGCGCGCCGACCTCGGAGCCTTTTTCAATCACCACCACGCTGAGCGCGGGCTCGATCTGCTTGAGACGGATCGCGGCGCTGAGCCCTGCGGGGCCCGCGCCGACGATGACGACATCAAACTCCATGGAGTCGCGGGGCTGCGGCTCATCGTTCATGTGGGGCTCGGCTGATCCTGCGGGCAAGCTGGGATGGAATAGGTCTAAAAAGCCTTGGACGATTTTCGCAAACAGGACAACCCCGCTGAAAATCATGGGACCTGTGCGCACGTCATGGACCGCCAGGTGAAACGGCAAATAGGGACTCTTCTTCCCGCGACAGACGTTTTACACTGGCCCCATGATCTCAGAGCGCCCCCCGACCCCGCATGAATTGCTGGCTTTCTATCTGGAAGCCGGGGTCGATTGCGCGCTGGCCGAGGAGCCATCCGACCGCCTGTCCGAGGTCGAGGCGGAATTTGTACCCGCGCCACAACGTATCGCACCCTTGACGACGGTGCCCGCCGCCTTTCCCGCAACGCCGCAGCCGGACCTCGCGCCCGCGCCCGATGCCGCCATCGAATCAGCCCGCGAGCTTGCCCCGAAGGCGAAGACGCTGGACGAACTGCGCGGCCTGCTCGAACAGTTCGACGGCTGCGCGCTGAAGGCCACCGCGACGAAACTGGTATTCGGCGACGGCAATCCGCAGGCCCGCATCATGTTCGTCGGCGAAGCGCCCGGCCGTGACGAAGACTTGCAAGGCATTCCCTTCATCGGCCGTTCTGGCAAGCTGCTCGATCTGATGCTGGCGGCCATCGGGCTCGACCGCACCAAAGCCTATATCGCCAACGTCATTCCATGGCGGCCACCGGGCAACCGCGATCCCTCCCCGCACGAGACGCAGATGTGCCTGCCCTTCATCAAGCGGCAGATCGAACTGGTCGATCCGGACATCGTGGTGTGTCTCGGCAAGCCGTCGTCGCAGGCGGTGCTCGACCTCAAGGACGGCATCATGAGGACGCGCGGCCGCTGGTTCGACTACGACACAGGCTCCCGCACCATCCGCGCGATGGCGACTTTCCATCCGGCCTATCTGCTGCGCCAGCCGATCTACAAGCGGATGACGTGGCAGGACCTGCGCACGATCCAGGCCGCGCTGGCGGCAGCCACGAAAACTTAAACCCCGCCTCAGGCGATCGTCCGCATCACCGCCACGTCGCGGCGCGGCGGCGCGCCGAACATGCGGGCATATTCGCGGCTGAACTGCGAGGGACTTTCATAACCGACGCGATAGGCCGCTGTCGTCGCGGTCACCGCATCGGCGAGCATCAGCCGCCGCGCTTCCAGCAACCGCAATTGCTTCTGGTATTGCAGCGGCGTCAGCAAGGTCAGCACCTTGAAGTGCTGGTGGAACGAGGACGGACTCATCTTCGCGGCGGCGGCCAGTTCGTCGACAGAGATCGAACGCGCGAGATTCTCGCGTAACAGATGGATCGCCCTGCTCAACCGTTCCGTGTGACTGTCGGGCGTCGCAAGACGGCTGATGCTCGCTCCATGAGGCCCGCTCAGCAGCCAGAAATAAATCTCGCGCATCGCGGATTTCGCCAGCACCGGAATCGCTCCAGGCATATCGAGCAGATTGACGAGCCGCAGCACGCTGTCGGCCAGCGCACCTTGAATATCATGCACCAGCAATGCCGGACCACGCCTCGCAGGCTTCGGCGGATCGTTGAATTCCTCAAGCACCTCGCCGAGCAGCCGCAGATCGAATTCGAGGATCAGTCCGAGATAAGGCACGGCCTTGCTCGCGCGGGTGATGCCGCTGCGGATCGGCATCTCCGCCGTCACCACCAGCGCCTGCATGTCCTGATAAGCGATGGCGTCTCCGTCGAGCAGCGTCCGCTTGGCCCCCTGCGCGACGACGCACAAAGCCGGTTTGTAGAGAACCGGATGCGGCAGCGTTTCCGTGGTGGACCGTGTGAGGATCAGTTCATTGATGGCGGTCTCGAAGAAACCGTCCTCGTGACTGACCGCATCGATGTGGCGGGCGATGCTCTGCTGGAGCGGGGTCATGAATGCCTTCCCTGTAT
The nucleotide sequence above comes from [Pseudomonas] carboxydohydrogena. Encoded proteins:
- a CDS encoding glycine--tRNA ligase subunit alpha, coding for MRPEKSFQGLILTLQRYWADHGCVILQPYDMEVGAGTFHPATTLRALGPKTWNAAYVQPSRRPKDGRYGENPNRLQHYYQFQVILKPSPSDIQDLYLKSLKAIGVDAALHDIRFVEDDWESPTLGAWGLGWECWCDGMEVSQFTYFQQVAGVECAPVAGELTYGLERLAMYVQGVDRVYDLNFNGRDGAEKVTYGDVFLQAEQEYSRHNFEHSDTAMLFEQFKMAEGACRKYLEAGWADSKKERHLMALPAYDQCIKASHVFNLLDARGVISVTERQSYILRVRELAKACGEAWIATEAGGAG
- a CDS encoding S49 family peptidase gives rise to the protein MTNEDRDHNALNDGWMWFLPERFRAAVVPVVRLSGTIGAVTPLRPGLTLSGVSRLLEKAFETKRARAVALVINSPGGSPVQSHQIYERIRQLAETKKIPVLVFVEDVAASGGYMIACAGDEIFCDPSSILGSIGVIGGTFGFQDLIKKVGIERRIYTSGEHKSSLDPFLPENPEDVARLKAIQREIHDSFIALVKRSRGARLQGEAGYLFSGEYWAGERSVKLGLADGIGDVRSVLRARYGARVRMPVIAPKSGLLSTLAGRKPGTGAMIGAGFADDLISALETRALWARYGL
- a CDS encoding tRNA1(Val) (adenine(37)-N6)-methyltransferase, with product MGTDPAHSDDLTEDAFLAGRLTLRQFRRGHRAGHDAILLAAAVPAHAGERIVEFGSGVGAAGLALARRVEGMDLTLVEIDSTLVDLAQTNAAANDIVARAIVLDIGASAAAFADAGLPPDHADHVMMNPPFHAADRHRASPDEGRRTAHLDMGETLDVWSKAARRILKPGGCLTLIWRADELDRVLGALERGFGAVEVIAVHPKPDAAAIRVLVRAIKGSHAPLRILPGLVLNDRQGRPTPAAEHVLHGNALGSTPCGKTASGLPEK
- a CDS encoding DUF2007 domain-containing protein, with product MRELMRTNDMVMVSAVGALLDGANIRHLLLDANMSVLEGSAGAIPRRILVHESDDAAARLLLTEAGLGRELRDGN
- a CDS encoding polyprenyl synthetase family protein, translated to MAVIVPFEGHSTPSIDRLVALVADDMAGVNTTILSRTGSEVTMIPEVANHLISSGGKRLRPMLTLAMAQLAGYTGDGHIKLAAAVEFMHTATLLHDDVVDESELRRGKLSARMLWGNEASVLVGDFLLGQAFRMMVEVGSLRALDILSSAAATIAEGEVMQLAAAKNTATTEDEYLAVIRGKTAELFAAASEVGPVIANRPKAEQTASRSFGMNLGIAFQLIDDVLDYGGKAAKLGKNVGDDFREGKITLPVVLAFRRGNDVERDFWIRTLERGEVADSDLDHAIGLMTKHRALDDTMQRAQHYGAMAVDALALFPSSPMKSALEQVVAFCLARSN
- a CDS encoding 4-(cytidine 5'-diphospho)-2-C-methyl-D-erythritol kinase, which encodes MAVLTEIARAKVNLTLRVLGRRPDGYHDLDSIAAFADCADSLTLEPGDLGLTITGPGSAACGDASDNLVIRAARLLAERVEGLQLGHFTLDKHLPVAAGIGGGSADAAAALRLLAKANGIALDDARLFEAARLAGADVPVCIASHACVMGGVGENLTMLDLPPLSCVMVNPRVAVATKDVFTALGLRAGQLRVGVGEILEAVTLPRPGASAADWIIQLSGGVNDLEAPALRVQPVIGDVLEALRETEGVQLARMSGSGATCFALYGDAAAADRAAQTIAQAHPQWWVHAGTLS
- a CDS encoding tetratricopeptide repeat protein, translating into MAAAMIVAPVASAFAETTPTIDNGLSAYPTARDLQGLSPAGSYLAARHASADRDAGVAASFYRAALRSDPKNADLLDRAFISSVADGEMDEAVKLAGKILAADKTNRVARLVEGVHALKLKRYSAAQQNFNQSVRGPITDLVATLLSSYAMQGAGNTSAALANIDKLTGPEWYPIFKNLHAGLIDELANRQKDAGARFEAAYKLDDTALRIVDAYGRWMSRNKKEAEAAQLFETFDKKVPRHPLIVDALKELKAGKKLPAQIDTPQSGAAEALYGIGSSLTRRGGEDLALVYLQLALYLHPNHPLALLSLADLYESVKKPQLAIRIYERMPENSPLKRNAQIQMATDLDSVDRTDEALKILKSVTAEDSKDTEALMALGNIERARKKFADCSGTYTKAIDASDAAKPNWVLYYFRGICEERSKQWPKAEADLKKALELQPEQAHVLNYLGYSWIDQGINLPEGMAMIRHAVDQRPDDGYIVDSLGWAYFRIGDYANAVKTLERAIDLKPEDPTINDHLGDAYWRVGRTLEAKYQWAHARDLKPEAEELPKIEAKIENGLPDLPAGPAAASNANDSEKKKDDKGG
- a CDS encoding sulfite exporter TauE/SafE family protein, yielding MHDLVSFGLTAFILFGAYTLFGITGFGQSMIAMPFLAMVASLKFFVPLVALLDTVFVVWNMTKFRKQANYKELIALLPTTIIGMIGGATMLVLLPERILLLTLGVLITAYGLYRLATKQHAGKLNKFVAVPLGLLAGALSATFGTGGPIYVAYLSGRIFDKSELRATILGLILLTAIFRIGAFGIGGLYDNTHIWLWWLMALPFCFAGVKLGHYLHDRLKSESLLTLVYLTLVISGVTLLIKNF
- a CDS encoding electron transfer flavoprotein-ubiquinone oxidoreductase is translated as MNDEPQPRDSMEFDVVIVGAGPAGLSAAIRLKQIEPALSVVVIEKGSEVGAHILSGAVIDPAGLDDLIPEWRDEDDCPLKTRVSEDRFAWMTAGGEIRLPNILMPPLMNNHHCYIGSLGDLCRWLGTRAEALGVEIYPGFAATEIVYGEHNEVRGVATGDMGVARDGSHKASFTRGMELLGKYTLFAEGARGSLTRQLIARYALDSSSEPPKFGIGLKEVWQIDKAKHRPGLVRHSFGWPLGNKTGGGSFLYHYGENLAAIGFVVHLNYDDPYLSPFEEFQRFKTHPSIRPTLEGGKRLSYGARAITEGGFQSVPRLTFAGGALIGCAAGFVNVPRIKGVHNAMRSGMIAAEHVTDALAEGRANDELVQYESGWRLSSVGRDLNRVRNVKPLWSKFGTVLGVMLGGLDMWMQTLLGLSLFGTLSHGKTDAASLHPAGDYKPRAACKPDGQVTFDRLSSVFLSNTNHEEDQPVHLKVLNMALQKSSEHDVFAGPSNRYCPAGVYEWLDETDGPRFQINAQNCVHCKTCDIKDPNANIVWVPPEGGGGPNYQGM
- a CDS encoding uracil-DNA glycosylase gives rise to the protein MISERPPTPHELLAFYLEAGVDCALAEEPSDRLSEVEAEFVPAPQRIAPLTTVPAAFPATPQPDLAPAPDAAIESARELAPKAKTLDELRGLLEQFDGCALKATATKLVFGDGNPQARIMFVGEAPGRDEDLQGIPFIGRSGKLLDLMLAAIGLDRTKAYIANVIPWRPPGNRDPSPHETQMCLPFIKRQIELVDPDIVVCLGKPSSQAVLDLKDGIMRTRGRWFDYDTGSRTIRAMATFHPAYLLRQPIYKRMTWQDLRTIQAALAAATKT
- a CDS encoding AraC family transcriptional regulator, with product MTPLQQSIARHIDAVSHEDGFFETAINELILTRSTTETLPHPVLYKPALCVVAQGAKRTLLDGDAIAYQDMQALVVTAEMPIRSGITRASKAVPYLGLILEFDLRLLGEVLEEFNDPPKPARRGPALLVHDIQGALADSVLRLVNLLDMPGAIPVLAKSAMREIYFWLLSGPHGASISRLATPDSHTERLSRAIHLLRENLARSISVDELAAAAKMSPSSFHQHFKVLTLLTPLQYQKQLRLLEARRLMLADAVTATTAAYRVGYESPSQFSREYARMFGAPPRRDVAVMRTIA